One stretch of Cellulomonas wangsupingiae DNA includes these proteins:
- a CDS encoding sensor histidine kinase — MSTLSDLVTRHGALDAADLEWLHLLVGDWQVVSDLAFADLVLWLPTADGDFVAVAQCRPSTGATVHYDDVVGSRPPEGQVAQLRRALEEQAPQRSREPRWFGSYAVREEAVPVVRGGRSIAVLARQTNLGGARTPSRLELNYVEAADDLVAMVARGEYPSPDAPTGPRRGAPRVGDGLVRMNGEGEVLYASPNALSCFHRLGALGDLVGRSLIEVTADLIEQNATVDESMPLVLMGRAPWRVDVEARGVALSLRAVPLTERGQRTGAVLLCRDVSELRRRERELITKDATIREIHHRVKNNLQTVAALLRLQSRRMSSPEAREALGEAMRRVSTIALVHETLSQTLDESVPFDDLVGRSLRLAADVATAGAHVRTTVRGSFGAVPAEDATALALILTELVTNAVEHGLAGRDHGTVEVVAEREGHHLRVEVVDDGRGVPDGKGAGTGLGTQIVSTLVRNELGGSIEWRGRDGGGTSVVIEAVLRQGRDAATVA; from the coding sequence GTGTCCACGCTGAGCGACCTCGTCACACGTCACGGTGCGCTCGACGCCGCCGACCTGGAGTGGCTGCACCTGCTGGTCGGTGACTGGCAGGTCGTCTCCGACCTGGCGTTCGCCGACCTGGTGCTGTGGCTCCCCACGGCCGACGGCGACTTCGTCGCGGTCGCCCAGTGCCGGCCGTCGACGGGTGCCACCGTGCACTACGACGACGTCGTCGGCTCCCGGCCGCCCGAGGGGCAGGTGGCGCAGCTGCGACGCGCCCTCGAGGAGCAGGCGCCGCAGCGTTCGCGCGAGCCGCGCTGGTTCGGCTCGTACGCGGTGCGCGAGGAGGCGGTGCCCGTCGTGCGCGGCGGGCGCTCCATCGCGGTCCTCGCCCGGCAGACCAACCTCGGGGGGGCCCGGACGCCGTCGCGGCTCGAGCTCAACTACGTCGAGGCGGCCGACGACCTGGTCGCCATGGTCGCGCGGGGCGAGTACCCCTCGCCCGACGCGCCGACGGGGCCGCGCCGCGGCGCGCCCCGCGTCGGTGACGGGCTCGTGCGCATGAACGGTGAGGGGGAGGTGCTCTACGCGAGCCCCAACGCGCTGTCGTGCTTCCACCGCCTGGGGGCGCTCGGCGACCTCGTGGGCAGGTCGCTCATCGAGGTCACGGCCGACCTCATCGAGCAGAACGCCACGGTCGACGAGTCGATGCCGCTGGTGCTCATGGGGCGGGCCCCGTGGCGCGTCGACGTGGAGGCACGCGGGGTCGCGCTGTCGCTGCGCGCGGTGCCGCTCACCGAGCGCGGTCAGCGCACGGGCGCCGTGCTGCTGTGCCGCGACGTCTCCGAGCTCCGGCGGCGCGAGCGCGAGCTCATCACCAAGGACGCGACGATCCGCGAGATCCACCACCGCGTGAAGAACAACCTGCAGACGGTGGCGGCGCTGCTGCGCCTGCAGTCGCGGCGCATGAGCTCACCCGAGGCGCGCGAGGCGCTGGGCGAGGCCATGCGGCGGGTGTCGACGATCGCGCTGGTGCACGAGACGTTGTCCCAGACGCTGGACGAGAGCGTCCCGTTCGACGACCTCGTCGGGCGCAGCCTGCGCCTCGCGGCCGACGTGGCGACGGCGGGGGCGCACGTGCGGACCACCGTCCGAGGTTCGTTCGGCGCCGTCCCGGCCGAGGACGCGACCGCGCTCGCCCTCATCCTGACCGAGCTCGTGACGAACGCCGTCGAGCACGGGCTGGCCGGTCGCGACCACGGGACGGTGGAGGTCGTCGCCGAGCGGGAGGGTCATCACCTACGGGTCGAGGTCGTCGACGACGGCAGGGGCGTGCCGGACGGCAAGGGCGCCGGGACGGGGCTGGGCACGCAGATCGTGTCGACGCTCGTGCGCAACGAGCTGGGTGGCTCCATCGAGTGGCGCGGCCGCGACGGCGGCGGCACCTCGGTGGTCATCGAGGCCGTCCTGCGGCAGGGGCGGGACGCGGCGACCGTGGCGTGA
- a CDS encoding DUF2505 domain-containing protein, giving the protein MQLHVTIDLPTDVRDASRLLADPAYVHAKVRASGAVEQQVDVTGTADDAFTVTSRRALPTAQIPAHLRSFVGDRIDVRQVEAWEAPAADGSRSGTVVVEIAGAPVRLTGRTSLVAVGPDASRVVYDGDVRAAVPLFGAAVEEAAAGAVRAALGEEEAVAARWLAGDADRDGSTTR; this is encoded by the coding sequence GTGCAGCTCCACGTCACGATCGACCTGCCCACCGACGTGCGCGACGCGTCACGCCTGCTGGCGGACCCGGCGTACGTGCACGCGAAGGTGCGGGCGTCCGGCGCCGTGGAGCAGCAGGTCGACGTCACGGGCACGGCCGACGACGCCTTCACGGTGACGAGCCGGCGCGCGCTGCCCACCGCGCAGATACCGGCCCACCTGCGGTCGTTCGTGGGCGACCGGATCGACGTCCGGCAGGTCGAGGCGTGGGAGGCCCCGGCCGCGGACGGCTCGCGCTCCGGCACCGTGGTCGTCGAGATCGCCGGCGCACCGGTGCGGCTCACGGGGCGCACGTCCCTGGTGGCCGTGGGCCCCGACGCCTCCCGGGTGGTCTACGACGGCGACGTCCGAGCGGCCGTCCCGCTCTTCGGTGCGGCCGTCGAGGAGGCCGCGGCCGGCGCCGTCCGCGCCGCCCTCGGCGAGGAGGAGGCGGTCGCCGCCCGCTGGCTCGCCGGCGACGCCGACCGGGACGGCTCGACGACCCGCTGA
- a CDS encoding ABC transporter substrate-binding protein: protein MRKTTRKAWALAAGVMSISLLGTACSDGGSSAEGGTDGDEAITLTIATFNDFGYTEELLAEYTELNPNVKVEQTRAAQSADARTNLTTKLAAGGAGLADIEAIEVDWLPELVASADAFADLSDDAVEGRWDEWKVAAATAEDGRLIGYGTDIGPEGICYRADLFEAAGLPTDRAAVAELLGGENATWDSYFEVGRQFVAATPDVAWFETAGSIYQGMVNQLENAYEESDGTAKPLAENTDVKDAYLATVTASADLSANLAQWSGDWDAAFQNNSFATMLCPAWMTGPIEERAGGVTGWDVADVFPGGGGNWGGSYLTVPASGKNVDEAKALAEWLTSPETQVKAFLNAGTFPSQVEAWESADLTGATNDFFNDAPVGEIFANRAAAIDVTPFKGENYFEIHQVVSDAINRVDIEKSETPEQGWDSAVQAFSNLDL, encoded by the coding sequence GTGCGCAAGACCACACGCAAGGCGTGGGCGCTCGCAGCGGGCGTCATGAGCATCTCGCTGCTCGGCACCGCCTGCTCGGACGGCGGCTCGTCCGCCGAGGGCGGCACGGACGGCGACGAGGCGATCACCCTCACCATCGCCACCTTCAACGACTTCGGGTACACCGAGGAGCTCCTCGCCGAGTACACCGAGCTGAACCCCAACGTGAAGGTCGAGCAGACGCGTGCCGCGCAGTCGGCCGACGCTCGCACGAACCTGACGACGAAGCTCGCCGCCGGCGGCGCCGGCCTGGCGGACATCGAGGCGATCGAGGTGGACTGGCTCCCCGAGCTCGTCGCGAGCGCCGACGCGTTCGCCGACCTCTCGGACGACGCGGTCGAGGGCCGCTGGGACGAATGGAAGGTCGCTGCCGCGACGGCCGAGGACGGCCGCCTGATCGGCTACGGCACCGACATCGGCCCGGAGGGCATCTGCTACCGGGCGGACCTGTTCGAGGCCGCCGGCCTGCCGACCGACCGCGCGGCGGTCGCCGAGCTCCTCGGTGGCGAGAACGCCACGTGGGACTCCTACTTCGAGGTCGGCCGCCAGTTCGTCGCGGCCACGCCCGACGTCGCGTGGTTCGAGACCGCGGGCTCGATCTACCAGGGCATGGTCAACCAGCTGGAGAACGCGTACGAGGAGAGCGACGGCACGGCGAAGCCGCTGGCCGAGAACACCGACGTGAAGGACGCGTACCTCGCGACCGTCACGGCCTCCGCCGACCTGTCCGCCAACCTCGCCCAGTGGTCGGGCGACTGGGACGCCGCGTTCCAGAACAACAGCTTCGCGACGATGCTCTGCCCCGCGTGGATGACCGGTCCGATCGAGGAGCGCGCCGGCGGCGTCACCGGCTGGGACGTCGCGGACGTCTTCCCCGGCGGCGGCGGCAACTGGGGCGGCTCGTACCTGACCGTCCCGGCCAGCGGCAAGAACGTGGACGAGGCCAAGGCGCTCGCCGAGTGGCTCACGTCGCCCGAGACGCAGGTCAAGGCGTTCCTGAACGCCGGTACGTTCCCGAGCCAGGTCGAGGCCTGGGAGTCGGCGGACCTGACGGGCGCGACGAACGACTTCTTCAACGACGCCCCGGTCGGTGAGATCTTCGCCAACCGTGCCGCCGCGATCGACGTCACGCCGTTCAAGGGTGAGAACTACTTCGAGATCCACCAGGTGGTGAGCGACGCGATCAACCGCGTCGACATCGAGAAGTCCGAGACGCCCGAGCAGGGATGGGACAGCGCAGTCCAGGCCTTCAGCAACCTGGACCTGTGA
- a CDS encoding carbohydrate ABC transporter permease encodes MSVKSPAPERVITAGAPRPPRRVGFSQRLSRWDVKVSPYLYISPFFIAFAITGLFPLIYTGYVSVYEWKLLGGQGEFIGFENFAAILAHDVFWKSLRNTFSIFLLSTVPQVAVAIVLAALLDQNLRARTFWRMGVLLPYVVAPVAVGIIFGRLFADQSGLINAALGVFGLDPVRWHVEPLPSHIAIATMVNFRWTGYNALIFLAAMQAVPRDLYEAAIIDGAGRIRQFFSITVPQIRATIIFVVLTSTIGGLQIYDEPRVFDELGRGGSSQQWMTTTLYLYDVGWGTQRNLGRAAAVAWILFLIVIVIGSINFALSNRIASSGGHGPQRRSRRQRRAAARSTRRP; translated from the coding sequence ATGTCCGTGAAGTCACCGGCGCCGGAGCGGGTCATCACCGCCGGCGCCCCCCGGCCACCCCGCCGGGTCGGATTCTCCCAGCGGCTGTCGCGCTGGGACGTCAAAGTCTCTCCGTACCTCTACATCTCCCCGTTCTTCATCGCCTTCGCGATCACGGGGCTCTTCCCCCTCATCTACACGGGATACGTCTCCGTGTACGAGTGGAAGCTGCTGGGTGGCCAGGGCGAGTTCATCGGCTTCGAGAACTTCGCGGCCATCCTCGCCCACGACGTGTTCTGGAAGTCGCTGCGCAACACGTTCTCCATCTTCCTGCTGTCGACGGTCCCGCAGGTCGCCGTCGCCATCGTGCTCGCCGCGCTCCTGGACCAGAACCTGCGCGCCCGGACGTTCTGGCGGATGGGGGTCCTGCTGCCGTACGTCGTCGCGCCCGTCGCCGTCGGCATCATCTTCGGCCGCCTGTTCGCCGACCAGTCCGGCCTGATCAACGCCGCGCTCGGCGTCTTCGGGCTCGACCCGGTCCGCTGGCACGTCGAACCGCTCCCGAGCCACATCGCCATCGCCACGATGGTGAACTTCCGGTGGACGGGGTACAACGCCCTGATCTTCCTGGCCGCCATGCAGGCCGTGCCGCGGGACCTCTACGAGGCGGCGATCATCGACGGCGCCGGTCGCATCCGTCAGTTCTTCTCGATCACGGTCCCCCAGATCCGCGCGACGATCATCTTCGTCGTCCTGACCTCGACCATCGGTGGCCTGCAGATCTACGACGAGCCCCGCGTGTTCGACGAGCTCGGCCGCGGCGGGTCCTCGCAGCAGTGGATGACGACGACCCTGTACCTCTACGACGTGGGCTGGGGCACTCAGCGCAACCTCGGACGAGCCGCCGCCGTGGCGTGGATCCTCTTCCTCATCGTCATCGTCATCGGGTCGATCAACTTCGCACTCAGCAACCGGATCGCGAGCTCGGGCGGCCACGGGCCGCAGCGAAGGTCCCGACGCCAGCGGCGCGCAGCCGCACGTTCCACGAGGAGGCCGTGA
- a CDS encoding carbohydrate ABC transporter permease produces the protein MSSVPAIRQSAGAGAARAARRARPNVGGYERRPGIVTYVLLGVALLVGIAPIYYTLLLGSSDPVAIAQSPLPQIFPDASLFQKFGEVMNSNAFDFWQAFRNSLIVSTVTAASTVLFSTLAGFSFSKLNFRGRRPLLVFVIATMAVPTQLGVIPLYIIMAKMQWVGTLQAVIVPALVTAFGVFWMTQYLEEALPYELVEAARVDGASMFRTFWSIAMPAARPAAAMLALFTFVTQWTNFFWPSIVLNQTNPTLPVALRLLQANYFVDYSLVMAGVFIVTLPLIILFVFAGRQLVAGIMAGAVKG, from the coding sequence ATGAGTTCCGTCCCCGCGATCCGGCAGTCTGCGGGCGCCGGAGCGGCGCGCGCAGCACGCCGTGCGCGCCCCAACGTCGGCGGCTACGAGCGTCGGCCCGGGATCGTCACCTACGTCCTGCTCGGCGTGGCCCTGCTCGTCGGCATCGCACCGATCTACTACACGCTGCTGCTCGGCTCGTCCGACCCGGTGGCCATCGCGCAGAGCCCGTTGCCGCAGATCTTCCCGGACGCGAGCCTGTTCCAGAAGTTCGGCGAGGTCATGAACTCCAACGCCTTCGACTTCTGGCAGGCGTTCCGCAACTCGCTGATCGTCTCGACGGTCACCGCCGCCTCGACGGTGCTCTTCTCGACGCTCGCGGGCTTCTCGTTCTCGAAGCTGAACTTCCGCGGCCGTCGTCCTCTGCTGGTGTTCGTCATCGCCACGATGGCCGTGCCGACCCAGCTGGGCGTGATCCCGCTGTACATCATCATGGCGAAGATGCAGTGGGTGGGCACGCTGCAGGCCGTGATCGTCCCCGCCCTCGTGACGGCCTTCGGCGTGTTCTGGATGACGCAGTACCTCGAGGAGGCGCTGCCCTACGAGCTCGTCGAGGCGGCCCGCGTCGACGGCGCGTCGATGTTCCGCACGTTCTGGTCGATCGCGATGCCCGCGGCGCGACCCGCCGCGGCCATGCTCGCGTTGTTCACGTTCGTCACCCAGTGGACCAACTTCTTCTGGCCCTCGATCGTGCTCAACCAGACGAATCCGACGCTCCCCGTGGCACTTCGCCTGCTCCAGGCGAACTACTTCGTGGACTACTCGCTCGTCATGGCGGGCGTGTTCATCGTCACCCTGCCGTTGATCATCCTGTTCGTCTTCGCCGGCCGACAGCTGGTCGCGGGCATCATGGCGGGCGCAGTCAAGGGCTGA
- a CDS encoding LacI family DNA-binding transcriptional regulator: MRADLARPAAPTLEQVAERAGVSRSTASRAINGGLRVSPEALSAVEAAVADLGYTPNRAARSLVTRRTDSIALVVPEPDERVLSDPFFAGTLNGLSTSLADSDIQVVLVIARPGESERTIRYLRNGHVDGAIVVSHHRDDALDQALLASRVPNVFVGRPLSASHEDVQYVDTDNTEGGRLATQHLIDRGCRRIATIAGPQDMSAGIDRLVGWRVAMEASGLDQSAVVHGDFTITSGARAARDLLARFPDVDGIFIASDLMATGALGVLAELGRDVPGDVAIVGYDNLGVAASTTPPLTSVIQPVVAMARAAGARLLDQLHGAPSSEPLIFAPELVVRASA; encoded by the coding sequence ATGCGCGCAGATCTCGCGCGCCCGGCGGCGCCGACGCTCGAGCAGGTGGCCGAGAGGGCGGGTGTCTCGCGCTCGACGGCGTCGCGCGCGATCAACGGCGGCCTGCGCGTGTCGCCGGAGGCGCTCTCCGCGGTCGAGGCCGCCGTCGCCGACCTCGGCTACACGCCCAACCGGGCGGCACGGTCGCTCGTCACGCGCAGGACGGACTCGATCGCGCTCGTCGTGCCCGAGCCCGACGAGCGGGTGCTGTCCGACCCCTTCTTCGCCGGGACGCTCAACGGGCTCAGCACGTCGCTGGCCGACTCCGACATCCAGGTCGTGCTGGTCATCGCGCGCCCGGGTGAGAGCGAGCGGACCATCCGGTACCTGCGCAACGGGCACGTCGACGGCGCCATCGTCGTGTCGCACCACCGGGACGACGCGCTCGACCAGGCGCTGCTCGCCTCCCGCGTGCCCAACGTCTTCGTCGGCCGCCCCCTGTCGGCGTCCCACGAGGACGTCCAGTACGTCGACACCGACAACACCGAGGGCGGGCGCCTGGCGACCCAGCACCTCATCGACCGCGGCTGCCGCCGCATCGCGACGATCGCGGGGCCGCAGGACATGTCCGCCGGCATCGACCGGCTCGTCGGCTGGCGGGTGGCGATGGAGGCCTCCGGCCTCGACCAGTCCGCGGTGGTGCACGGCGACTTCACGATCACGTCGGGCGCGCGCGCCGCGCGCGACCTGCTCGCACGGTTCCCCGACGTCGACGGGATCTTCATCGCGTCCGACCTCATGGCGACGGGTGCCCTGGGTGTGCTCGCGGAGCTGGGTCGCGACGTGCCGGGTGACGTGGCGATCGTCGGCTACGACAACCTCGGCGTCGCCGCGTCGACCACGCCCCCGTTGACCAGCGTCATCCAGCCCGTCGTCGCCATGGCGCGCGCTGCCGGCGCGCGCCTGCTCGACCAGCTGCACGGTGCGCCCAGCAGCGAACCGCTGATCTTCGCCCCCGAGCTCGTGGTGCGCGCTTCGGCGTGA